The Syngnathus scovelli strain Florida chromosome 13, RoL_Ssco_1.2, whole genome shotgun sequence genome has a window encoding:
- the adamts6 gene encoding A disintegrin and metalloproteinase with thrombospondin motifs 6 isoform X3, with translation MEILWKTLTWTLSLVVVAASEFQSVNRLLHDSQEEFLSYLQHYQLTVPVRVDENGEFLSYTVKHHRPGRRRRGAVDPSADPPESQLFYRLSAYGKHFHLNLTLTPHLVSKHFTVEYWGRDGMEWRHNLVDNCHYVGFLQNRSGATRVALSNCNGLHGVITTEEEQYLIEPLKNMSSPSGQWNLEEAQQHVIYKLSAVPSSQEQSQELSCGISDLVKNSAQSPTSAATQRDDTIRNGTQRTRRSVSTERFVETLVVADKMMVGYHGRKDIEHYILSVMNIVAKLYRDASLGNVVNIIVTRLIVLTEDQPNLEINHHADKSLDSFCKWQKSILSHHSDDGNSIPENGMAHHDNAVLITRYDICTYKNKPCGTLGLASVAGMCEPERSCSINEDIGLGSAFTIAHEIGHNFGMNHDGIGNSCGTKGHETAKLMAAHITANTNPFSWSACSKDYITSFLDSGRGTCLDNEPLKRDFLYPTVAPGQVYDADEQCRFQYGASSRQCKYGEVCRELWCLSKSNRCVTNSIPAAEGTLCQTGSIEKGWCYQGECVSFGTWPQSENGGWGPWSLWGECSRTCGGGVSSSMRHCDSPAPSGGGKYCLGERKRYRSCNTAACPSGSRDFREKQCGDFDNMPFRGKYYNWKPYTGGGVKTCALNCLAEGYNFYTERSPAVIDGTRCQADSLDICINGECKHVGCDNVLASDAKEDRCRVCGGDGSTCEATEGLFNDSLPRGGYMEVVHIPKGSVHIEIREVTISKNYIALKSEGDDYYINGAWTIDWPRKFDIAGTAFHYKRPTDEPESLEALGATTENLVVMILLQEQNQGIRYKFNVPIQRTGSGDNEVGFSWYHLPWSECSATCAGGSQKQEVVCKRLDDNSVVQNSYCDPDGKPPDNQRDCNSEPCPPEWFIGDWSECGKTCDGGIRTRTVLCIRKIGVVEEETLEDTHCLTHRPIEQEVCNNQSCPPKWVTLDWSECTPKCGPGFKHRIALCKSSDLTKTLPPAHCPSHNKPPVRIRCSLGRCPPPRWIPGEWGQCSAQCGLGQQMRTVQCMSYTGQPSSECADALRPAAMQQCESKCDATPVSNGDECKDVNKVAYCPLVLKFKFCSRAYFRQMCCKTCQGH, from the exons ATGGAAATTTTGTGGAAGACGCTAACTTGGACATTGAGCCTGGTGGTGGTGGCCGCTTCGGAATTTCAGAGCGTCAATCGACTTTTGCACGACTCTCAAG AGGAGTTCCTGTCCTACCTGCAGCACTATCAGCTGACCGTTCCCGTGCGAGTGGATGAGAACGGAGAGTTCTTGAGCTACACTGTGAAGCACCACCGACCCGGACGACGGAGACGCGGGGCGGTCGACCCCTCGGCGGACCCGCCGGAGTCGCAGCTTTTCTACAGACTCTCGGCCTACGGGAAGCACTTCCACTTAAACCTGACTCTCACCCCTCACTTGGTCTCCAAGCATTTCACGGTGGAGTACTGGGGCCGCGACGGCATGGAGTGGCGCCACAACCTGGTGGACAACTGCCACTATGTGGGATTCTTGCAGAACCGCAGCGGTGCCACCCGAGTGGCGCTCAGCAACTGCAACGGCCTG CACGGAGTCATCACCACGGAGGAAGAACAGTATTTAATCGAGCCATTAAAGAACATGTCCTCCCCCTCCGGCCAATGGAACCTGGAGGAAGCACAGCAACACGTTATTTATAAACTGTCCGCCGTGCCCTCGTCGCAGGAGCAAAGCCAGGAGTTGAGTTGCGGCATTTCAG ACCTGGTTAAAAACAGTGCCCAGTCCCCAACGTCAGCCGCAACCCAACGTGACGACACGATCCGAAACGGCACGCAACGAACGCGGCGCTCCGTCAGCACCGAGCGCTTCGTGGAGACGCTGGTGGTGGCCGACAAGATGATGGTCGGCTACCACGGCCGTAAAGACATCGAGCACTACATTTTATCCGTCATGAATATT GTTGCCAAACTGTACCGCGATGCCAGTCTAGGAAATGTTGTGAACATTATTGTGACGCGGCTTATTGTTCTGACTGAAGATCAG CCCAACCTGGAGATCAACCATCATGCCGACAAATCTTTGGACAGCTTTTGCAAATGGCAAAAATCCATCCTGTCCCACCACAGCGACGACGGCAATAGTATTCCGGAGAACGGGATGGCCCACCACGACAACGCCGTACTCATCACTCG GTATGACATCTGCACCTACAAGAACAAACCCTGCGGAACGTTAG gcTTGGCCTCGGTGGCGGGAATGTGCGAGCCGGAGCGGAGCTGCAGCATCAACGAGGACATTGGCCTTGGCTCGGCGTTCACCATTGCACACGAGATCGGCCACAA CTTCGGCATGAACCACGACGGCATCGGCAACTCGTGCGGCACCAAAGGCCACGAGACGGCTAAGCTGATGGCGGCCCACATCACGGCCAACACCAACCCCTTTTCCTGGTCGGCCTGCAGCAAAGACTACATCACCAGTTTCCTCGA CTCAGGTCGGGGGACGTGTCTGGACAATGAACCTCTGAAACGAGACTTCCTGTACCCAACAGTGGCTCCGGGGCAGGTGTACGACGCTGACGAGCAGTGCCGTTTCCAGTACGGGGCGTCCTCGCGCCAGTGCAAGTATGGG GAAGTGTGTAGAGAGCTCTGGTGCCTTAGCAAAAGCAACCGCTGTGTCACAAACAGTATTCCTGCCGCCGAGGGAACGCTGTGCCAGACGGGGAGCATCGAGAAAGGG TGGTGCTACCAAGGCGAGTGCGTGTCGTTCGGGACCTGGCCGCAGAGCGAGAACGGAGGTTGGGGTCCTTGGTCCCTGTGGGGGGAGTGCAGCAGGACGTGCGGCGGCGGAGTCTCCTCGTCCATGAGGCACTGTGACAGCCCAGC ACCTTCCGGAGGAGGGAAGTACTGCCTCGGGGAGAGGAAGCGCTACAGGTCCTGTAACACTGCC GCCTGTCCATCGGGATCCCGCGATTTTCGGGAGAAGCAGTGCGGCGACTTTGACAATATGCCTTTCCGTGGGAAGTACTACAACTGGAAGCCTTACACTGGCG GCGGCGTTAAGACATGCGCACTCAACTGCCTGGCGGAGGGATACAACTTCTACACCGAGCGCTCTCCGGCCGTCATCGATGGCACGCGTTGCCAGGCCGACTCCTTGGACATATGCATCAACGGCGAGTGTAAA CACGTGGGGTGTGACAACGTGCTGGCGTCAGATGCCAAAGAGGATCGATGTCGAGTGTGCGGCGGCGACGGCAGTACCTGCGAAGCCACCGAAGGACTCTTCAACGACTCTCTGCCCCGAGGAG GCTACATGGAGGTGGTCCATATCCCCAAAGGTTCCGTTCACATCGAGATCCGAGAGGTCACCATTTCCAAGAACTACATCG CCTTGAAATCAGAGGGGGACGATTATTACATCAACGGCGCGTGGACCATCGATTGGCCCAGGAAGTTCGATATAGCCGGGACCGCGTTCCACTACAAGAGACCCACCGACGAACCAGAATCTTTGGAAGCCCTCGGGGCAACCACAGAGAacttggttgtcatg ATCCTCCTGCAGGAACAGAACCAGGGCATCCGCTACAAGTTCAACGTGCCCATCCAGCGCACGGGAAGTGGCGACAACGAGGTGGGCTTCTCCTGGTACCACCTGCCCTGGTCCGAGTGCTCGGCGACGTGCGCCGGAG GATCCCAGAAGCAGGAGGTGGTGTGCAAGCGACTGGACGATAACTCAGTGGTCCAGAACAGCTACTGCGACCCGGACGGCAAGCCGCCCGACAACCAGCGGGACTGCAACAGCGAGCCGTGCCCTCCTGA GTGGTTCATTGGCGACTGGTCTGAATGCGGCAAGACCTGTGACGGCGGCATCCGGACTAGGACGGTCCTGTGTATTAGGAAGATCGGGGTGGTCGAGGAGGAGACCCTGGAGGACACCCACTGTCTCACCCACAGACCCATCGAGCAAGAGGTCTGCAACAACCAGTCCTGCCCTCCCAAATGGGTTACGCTGGACTGGTCCGAG TGTACACCCAAATGCGGGCCCGGATTCAAGCACCGCATCGCCTTGTGCAAGAGCAGCGATCTGACCAAAACCTTGCCGCCCGCCCACTGTCCGAGCCACAACAAGCCGCCGGTTCGAATCCGCTGCAGCCTCGGCCGCTGTCCCCCTCCGCGTTGGATCCCTGGCGAATGGGGCCAG TGCTCAGCGCAATGTGGCCTGGGCCAGCAGATGCGCACGGTGCAGTGCATGTCCTACACGGGGCAGCCGTCCAGCGAGTGCGCTGACGCCCTCCGACCCGCCGCCATGCAGCAGTGCGAGAGCAAGTGCGACGCCACGCCCGTCTCCAATGGTGACG AGTGCAAAGACGTCAACAAAGTAGCCTACTGCCCGCTGGTGCTCAAGTTCAAGTTCTGCAGTCGGGCCTACTTCCGGCAGATGTGCTGCAAGACGTGTCAGGGCCactga
- the adamts6 gene encoding A disintegrin and metalloproteinase with thrombospondin motifs 6 isoform X2 encodes MEILWKTLTWTLSLVVVAASEFQSVNRLLHDSQGRASKRVCEKWHRCPLTCGIIFTEEFLSYLQHYQLTVPVRVDENGEFLSYTVKHHRPGRRRRGAVDPSADPPESQLFYRLSAYGKHFHLNLTLTPHLVSKHFTVEYWGRDGMEWRHNLVDNCHYVGFLQNRSGATRVALSNCNGLHGVITTEEEQYLIEPLKNMSSPSGQWNLEEAQQHVIYKLSAVPSSQEQSQELSCGISDLVKNSAQSPTSAATQRDDTIRNGTQRTRRSVSTERFVETLVVADKMMVGYHGRKDIEHYILSVMNIVAKLYRDASLGNVVNIIVTRLIVLTEDQPNLEINHHADKSLDSFCKWQKSILSHHSDDGNSIPENGMAHHDNAVLITRYDICTYKNKPCGTLGLASVAGMCEPERSCSINEDIGLGSAFTIAHEIGHNFGMNHDGIGNSCGTKGHETAKLMAAHITANTNPFSWSACSKDYITSFLDSGRGTCLDNEPLKRDFLYPTVAPGQVYDADEQCRFQYGASSRQCKYGEVCRELWCLSKSNRCVTNSIPAAEGTLCQTGSIEKGWCYQGECVSFGTWPQSENGGWGPWSLWGECSRTCGGGVSSSMRHCDSPAPSGGGKYCLGERKRYRSCNTAACPSGSRDFREKQCGDFDNMPFRGKYYNWKPYTGGGVKTCALNCLAEGYNFYTERSPAVIDGTRCQADSLDICINGECKHVGCDNVLASDAKEDRCRVCGGDGSTCEATEGLFNDSLPRGGYMEVVHIPKGSVHIEIREVTISKNYIALKSEGDDYYINGAWTIDWPRKFDIAGTAFHYKRPTDEPESLEALGATTENLVVMILLQEQNQGIRYKFNVPIQRTGSGDNEVGFSWYHLPWSECSATCAGGSQKQEVVCKRLDDNSVVQNSYCDPDGKPPDNQRDCNSEPCPPEWFIGDWSECGKTCDGGIRTRTVLCIRKIGVVEEETLEDTHCLTHRPIEQEVCNNQSCPPKWVTLDWSECTPKCGPGFKHRIALCKSSDLTKTLPPAHCPSHNKPPVRIRCSLGRCPPPRWIPGEWGQCSAQCGLGQQMRTVQCMSYTGQPSSECADALRPAAMQQCESKCDATPVSNGDECKDVNKVAYCPLVLKFKFCSRAYFRQMCCKTCQGH; translated from the exons ATGGAAATTTTGTGGAAGACGCTAACTTGGACATTGAGCCTGGTGGTGGTGGCCGCTTCGGAATTTCAGAGCGTCAATCGACTTTTGCACGACTCTCAAGGTAGGGCGTCGAAACGAGTTTGCGAAAAGTGGCATCGCTGTCCTTTAACATGTGGAATCATCTTCACAGAGGAGTTCCTGTCCTACCTGCAGCACTATCAGCTGACCGTTCCCGTGCGAGTGGATGAGAACGGAGAGTTCTTGAGCTACACTGTGAAGCACCACCGACCCGGACGACGGAGACGCGGGGCGGTCGACCCCTCGGCGGACCCGCCGGAGTCGCAGCTTTTCTACAGACTCTCGGCCTACGGGAAGCACTTCCACTTAAACCTGACTCTCACCCCTCACTTGGTCTCCAAGCATTTCACGGTGGAGTACTGGGGCCGCGACGGCATGGAGTGGCGCCACAACCTGGTGGACAACTGCCACTATGTGGGATTCTTGCAGAACCGCAGCGGTGCCACCCGAGTGGCGCTCAGCAACTGCAACGGCCTG CACGGAGTCATCACCACGGAGGAAGAACAGTATTTAATCGAGCCATTAAAGAACATGTCCTCCCCCTCCGGCCAATGGAACCTGGAGGAAGCACAGCAACACGTTATTTATAAACTGTCCGCCGTGCCCTCGTCGCAGGAGCAAAGCCAGGAGTTGAGTTGCGGCATTTCAG ACCTGGTTAAAAACAGTGCCCAGTCCCCAACGTCAGCCGCAACCCAACGTGACGACACGATCCGAAACGGCACGCAACGAACGCGGCGCTCCGTCAGCACCGAGCGCTTCGTGGAGACGCTGGTGGTGGCCGACAAGATGATGGTCGGCTACCACGGCCGTAAAGACATCGAGCACTACATTTTATCCGTCATGAATATT GTTGCCAAACTGTACCGCGATGCCAGTCTAGGAAATGTTGTGAACATTATTGTGACGCGGCTTATTGTTCTGACTGAAGATCAG CCCAACCTGGAGATCAACCATCATGCCGACAAATCTTTGGACAGCTTTTGCAAATGGCAAAAATCCATCCTGTCCCACCACAGCGACGACGGCAATAGTATTCCGGAGAACGGGATGGCCCACCACGACAACGCCGTACTCATCACTCG GTATGACATCTGCACCTACAAGAACAAACCCTGCGGAACGTTAG gcTTGGCCTCGGTGGCGGGAATGTGCGAGCCGGAGCGGAGCTGCAGCATCAACGAGGACATTGGCCTTGGCTCGGCGTTCACCATTGCACACGAGATCGGCCACAA CTTCGGCATGAACCACGACGGCATCGGCAACTCGTGCGGCACCAAAGGCCACGAGACGGCTAAGCTGATGGCGGCCCACATCACGGCCAACACCAACCCCTTTTCCTGGTCGGCCTGCAGCAAAGACTACATCACCAGTTTCCTCGA CTCAGGTCGGGGGACGTGTCTGGACAATGAACCTCTGAAACGAGACTTCCTGTACCCAACAGTGGCTCCGGGGCAGGTGTACGACGCTGACGAGCAGTGCCGTTTCCAGTACGGGGCGTCCTCGCGCCAGTGCAAGTATGGG GAAGTGTGTAGAGAGCTCTGGTGCCTTAGCAAAAGCAACCGCTGTGTCACAAACAGTATTCCTGCCGCCGAGGGAACGCTGTGCCAGACGGGGAGCATCGAGAAAGGG TGGTGCTACCAAGGCGAGTGCGTGTCGTTCGGGACCTGGCCGCAGAGCGAGAACGGAGGTTGGGGTCCTTGGTCCCTGTGGGGGGAGTGCAGCAGGACGTGCGGCGGCGGAGTCTCCTCGTCCATGAGGCACTGTGACAGCCCAGC ACCTTCCGGAGGAGGGAAGTACTGCCTCGGGGAGAGGAAGCGCTACAGGTCCTGTAACACTGCC GCCTGTCCATCGGGATCCCGCGATTTTCGGGAGAAGCAGTGCGGCGACTTTGACAATATGCCTTTCCGTGGGAAGTACTACAACTGGAAGCCTTACACTGGCG GCGGCGTTAAGACATGCGCACTCAACTGCCTGGCGGAGGGATACAACTTCTACACCGAGCGCTCTCCGGCCGTCATCGATGGCACGCGTTGCCAGGCCGACTCCTTGGACATATGCATCAACGGCGAGTGTAAA CACGTGGGGTGTGACAACGTGCTGGCGTCAGATGCCAAAGAGGATCGATGTCGAGTGTGCGGCGGCGACGGCAGTACCTGCGAAGCCACCGAAGGACTCTTCAACGACTCTCTGCCCCGAGGAG GCTACATGGAGGTGGTCCATATCCCCAAAGGTTCCGTTCACATCGAGATCCGAGAGGTCACCATTTCCAAGAACTACATCG CCTTGAAATCAGAGGGGGACGATTATTACATCAACGGCGCGTGGACCATCGATTGGCCCAGGAAGTTCGATATAGCCGGGACCGCGTTCCACTACAAGAGACCCACCGACGAACCAGAATCTTTGGAAGCCCTCGGGGCAACCACAGAGAacttggttgtcatg ATCCTCCTGCAGGAACAGAACCAGGGCATCCGCTACAAGTTCAACGTGCCCATCCAGCGCACGGGAAGTGGCGACAACGAGGTGGGCTTCTCCTGGTACCACCTGCCCTGGTCCGAGTGCTCGGCGACGTGCGCCGGAG GATCCCAGAAGCAGGAGGTGGTGTGCAAGCGACTGGACGATAACTCAGTGGTCCAGAACAGCTACTGCGACCCGGACGGCAAGCCGCCCGACAACCAGCGGGACTGCAACAGCGAGCCGTGCCCTCCTGA GTGGTTCATTGGCGACTGGTCTGAATGCGGCAAGACCTGTGACGGCGGCATCCGGACTAGGACGGTCCTGTGTATTAGGAAGATCGGGGTGGTCGAGGAGGAGACCCTGGAGGACACCCACTGTCTCACCCACAGACCCATCGAGCAAGAGGTCTGCAACAACCAGTCCTGCCCTCCCAAATGGGTTACGCTGGACTGGTCCGAG TGTACACCCAAATGCGGGCCCGGATTCAAGCACCGCATCGCCTTGTGCAAGAGCAGCGATCTGACCAAAACCTTGCCGCCCGCCCACTGTCCGAGCCACAACAAGCCGCCGGTTCGAATCCGCTGCAGCCTCGGCCGCTGTCCCCCTCCGCGTTGGATCCCTGGCGAATGGGGCCAG TGCTCAGCGCAATGTGGCCTGGGCCAGCAGATGCGCACGGTGCAGTGCATGTCCTACACGGGGCAGCCGTCCAGCGAGTGCGCTGACGCCCTCCGACCCGCCGCCATGCAGCAGTGCGAGAGCAAGTGCGACGCCACGCCCGTCTCCAATGGTGACG AGTGCAAAGACGTCAACAAAGTAGCCTACTGCCCGCTGGTGCTCAAGTTCAAGTTCTGCAGTCGGGCCTACTTCCGGCAGATGTGCTGCAAGACGTGTCAGGGCCactga
- the adamts6 gene encoding A disintegrin and metalloproteinase with thrombospondin motifs 6 isoform X1 produces MEILWKTLTWTLSLVVVAASEFQSVNRLLHDSQGRASKRVCEKWHRCPLTCGIIFTEEFLSYLQHYQLTVPVRVDENGEFLSYTVKHHRPGRRRRGAVDPSADPPESQLFYRLSAYGKHFHLNLTLTPHLVSKHFTVEYWGRDGMEWRHNLVDNCHYVGFLQNRSGATRVALSNCNGLHGVITTEEEQYLIEPLKNMSSPSGQWNLEEAQQHVIYKLSAVPSSQEQSQELSCGISDLVKNSAQSPTSAATQRDDTIRNGTQRTRRSVSTERFVETLVVADKMMVGYHGRKDIEHYILSVMNIVSLIPLSQRVPPADAFCLTLCLFFFSGGQVAKLYRDASLGNVVNIIVTRLIVLTEDQPNLEINHHADKSLDSFCKWQKSILSHHSDDGNSIPENGMAHHDNAVLITRYDICTYKNKPCGTLGLASVAGMCEPERSCSINEDIGLGSAFTIAHEIGHNFGMNHDGIGNSCGTKGHETAKLMAAHITANTNPFSWSACSKDYITSFLDSGRGTCLDNEPLKRDFLYPTVAPGQVYDADEQCRFQYGASSRQCKYGEVCRELWCLSKSNRCVTNSIPAAEGTLCQTGSIEKGWCYQGECVSFGTWPQSENGGWGPWSLWGECSRTCGGGVSSSMRHCDSPAPSGGGKYCLGERKRYRSCNTAACPSGSRDFREKQCGDFDNMPFRGKYYNWKPYTGGGVKTCALNCLAEGYNFYTERSPAVIDGTRCQADSLDICINGECKHVGCDNVLASDAKEDRCRVCGGDGSTCEATEGLFNDSLPRGGYMEVVHIPKGSVHIEIREVTISKNYIALKSEGDDYYINGAWTIDWPRKFDIAGTAFHYKRPTDEPESLEALGATTENLVVMILLQEQNQGIRYKFNVPIQRTGSGDNEVGFSWYHLPWSECSATCAGGSQKQEVVCKRLDDNSVVQNSYCDPDGKPPDNQRDCNSEPCPPEWFIGDWSECGKTCDGGIRTRTVLCIRKIGVVEEETLEDTHCLTHRPIEQEVCNNQSCPPKWVTLDWSECTPKCGPGFKHRIALCKSSDLTKTLPPAHCPSHNKPPVRIRCSLGRCPPPRWIPGEWGQCSAQCGLGQQMRTVQCMSYTGQPSSECADALRPAAMQQCESKCDATPVSNGDECKDVNKVAYCPLVLKFKFCSRAYFRQMCCKTCQGH; encoded by the exons ATGGAAATTTTGTGGAAGACGCTAACTTGGACATTGAGCCTGGTGGTGGTGGCCGCTTCGGAATTTCAGAGCGTCAATCGACTTTTGCACGACTCTCAAGGTAGGGCGTCGAAACGAGTTTGCGAAAAGTGGCATCGCTGTCCTTTAACATGTGGAATCATCTTCACAGAGGAGTTCCTGTCCTACCTGCAGCACTATCAGCTGACCGTTCCCGTGCGAGTGGATGAGAACGGAGAGTTCTTGAGCTACACTGTGAAGCACCACCGACCCGGACGACGGAGACGCGGGGCGGTCGACCCCTCGGCGGACCCGCCGGAGTCGCAGCTTTTCTACAGACTCTCGGCCTACGGGAAGCACTTCCACTTAAACCTGACTCTCACCCCTCACTTGGTCTCCAAGCATTTCACGGTGGAGTACTGGGGCCGCGACGGCATGGAGTGGCGCCACAACCTGGTGGACAACTGCCACTATGTGGGATTCTTGCAGAACCGCAGCGGTGCCACCCGAGTGGCGCTCAGCAACTGCAACGGCCTG CACGGAGTCATCACCACGGAGGAAGAACAGTATTTAATCGAGCCATTAAAGAACATGTCCTCCCCCTCCGGCCAATGGAACCTGGAGGAAGCACAGCAACACGTTATTTATAAACTGTCCGCCGTGCCCTCGTCGCAGGAGCAAAGCCAGGAGTTGAGTTGCGGCATTTCAG ACCTGGTTAAAAACAGTGCCCAGTCCCCAACGTCAGCCGCAACCCAACGTGACGACACGATCCGAAACGGCACGCAACGAACGCGGCGCTCCGTCAGCACCGAGCGCTTCGTGGAGACGCTGGTGGTGGCCGACAAGATGATGGTCGGCTACCACGGCCGTAAAGACATCGAGCACTACATTTTATCCGTCATGAATATTGTAAGTTTGATCCCGCTTTCTCAGAGGGTGCCCCCGGCGGACGCCTTTTGTCTGACTTTGtgtcttttcttcttttctggagGTCAGGTTGCCAAACTGTACCGCGATGCCAGTCTAGGAAATGTTGTGAACATTATTGTGACGCGGCTTATTGTTCTGACTGAAGATCAG CCCAACCTGGAGATCAACCATCATGCCGACAAATCTTTGGACAGCTTTTGCAAATGGCAAAAATCCATCCTGTCCCACCACAGCGACGACGGCAATAGTATTCCGGAGAACGGGATGGCCCACCACGACAACGCCGTACTCATCACTCG GTATGACATCTGCACCTACAAGAACAAACCCTGCGGAACGTTAG gcTTGGCCTCGGTGGCGGGAATGTGCGAGCCGGAGCGGAGCTGCAGCATCAACGAGGACATTGGCCTTGGCTCGGCGTTCACCATTGCACACGAGATCGGCCACAA CTTCGGCATGAACCACGACGGCATCGGCAACTCGTGCGGCACCAAAGGCCACGAGACGGCTAAGCTGATGGCGGCCCACATCACGGCCAACACCAACCCCTTTTCCTGGTCGGCCTGCAGCAAAGACTACATCACCAGTTTCCTCGA CTCAGGTCGGGGGACGTGTCTGGACAATGAACCTCTGAAACGAGACTTCCTGTACCCAACAGTGGCTCCGGGGCAGGTGTACGACGCTGACGAGCAGTGCCGTTTCCAGTACGGGGCGTCCTCGCGCCAGTGCAAGTATGGG GAAGTGTGTAGAGAGCTCTGGTGCCTTAGCAAAAGCAACCGCTGTGTCACAAACAGTATTCCTGCCGCCGAGGGAACGCTGTGCCAGACGGGGAGCATCGAGAAAGGG TGGTGCTACCAAGGCGAGTGCGTGTCGTTCGGGACCTGGCCGCAGAGCGAGAACGGAGGTTGGGGTCCTTGGTCCCTGTGGGGGGAGTGCAGCAGGACGTGCGGCGGCGGAGTCTCCTCGTCCATGAGGCACTGTGACAGCCCAGC ACCTTCCGGAGGAGGGAAGTACTGCCTCGGGGAGAGGAAGCGCTACAGGTCCTGTAACACTGCC GCCTGTCCATCGGGATCCCGCGATTTTCGGGAGAAGCAGTGCGGCGACTTTGACAATATGCCTTTCCGTGGGAAGTACTACAACTGGAAGCCTTACACTGGCG GCGGCGTTAAGACATGCGCACTCAACTGCCTGGCGGAGGGATACAACTTCTACACCGAGCGCTCTCCGGCCGTCATCGATGGCACGCGTTGCCAGGCCGACTCCTTGGACATATGCATCAACGGCGAGTGTAAA CACGTGGGGTGTGACAACGTGCTGGCGTCAGATGCCAAAGAGGATCGATGTCGAGTGTGCGGCGGCGACGGCAGTACCTGCGAAGCCACCGAAGGACTCTTCAACGACTCTCTGCCCCGAGGAG GCTACATGGAGGTGGTCCATATCCCCAAAGGTTCCGTTCACATCGAGATCCGAGAGGTCACCATTTCCAAGAACTACATCG CCTTGAAATCAGAGGGGGACGATTATTACATCAACGGCGCGTGGACCATCGATTGGCCCAGGAAGTTCGATATAGCCGGGACCGCGTTCCACTACAAGAGACCCACCGACGAACCAGAATCTTTGGAAGCCCTCGGGGCAACCACAGAGAacttggttgtcatg ATCCTCCTGCAGGAACAGAACCAGGGCATCCGCTACAAGTTCAACGTGCCCATCCAGCGCACGGGAAGTGGCGACAACGAGGTGGGCTTCTCCTGGTACCACCTGCCCTGGTCCGAGTGCTCGGCGACGTGCGCCGGAG GATCCCAGAAGCAGGAGGTGGTGTGCAAGCGACTGGACGATAACTCAGTGGTCCAGAACAGCTACTGCGACCCGGACGGCAAGCCGCCCGACAACCAGCGGGACTGCAACAGCGAGCCGTGCCCTCCTGA GTGGTTCATTGGCGACTGGTCTGAATGCGGCAAGACCTGTGACGGCGGCATCCGGACTAGGACGGTCCTGTGTATTAGGAAGATCGGGGTGGTCGAGGAGGAGACCCTGGAGGACACCCACTGTCTCACCCACAGACCCATCGAGCAAGAGGTCTGCAACAACCAGTCCTGCCCTCCCAAATGGGTTACGCTGGACTGGTCCGAG TGTACACCCAAATGCGGGCCCGGATTCAAGCACCGCATCGCCTTGTGCAAGAGCAGCGATCTGACCAAAACCTTGCCGCCCGCCCACTGTCCGAGCCACAACAAGCCGCCGGTTCGAATCCGCTGCAGCCTCGGCCGCTGTCCCCCTCCGCGTTGGATCCCTGGCGAATGGGGCCAG TGCTCAGCGCAATGTGGCCTGGGCCAGCAGATGCGCACGGTGCAGTGCATGTCCTACACGGGGCAGCCGTCCAGCGAGTGCGCTGACGCCCTCCGACCCGCCGCCATGCAGCAGTGCGAGAGCAAGTGCGACGCCACGCCCGTCTCCAATGGTGACG AGTGCAAAGACGTCAACAAAGTAGCCTACTGCCCGCTGGTGCTCAAGTTCAAGTTCTGCAGTCGGGCCTACTTCCGGCAGATGTGCTGCAAGACGTGTCAGGGCCactga